The sequence below is a genomic window from Nitrosomonas sp..
GTCGATCTGTTCGGCATTGAATACTGAGGCATAAAACACACGCGGACGTTCAAGCTTGACGGTTTCCTTGACGGGCTTGCTTTCACTGTTAAGTATCGTTTTGCCGTTATCGTCTTTTTTGATACGCTCATCGGTAAACTTCCAATATTGAATCCAGGTGCTCTTTTCACCTTTACGCACCTGAGCACCTAAACTAGCAGCTTGCTTGTACGTCAACCAGCGTGGATCGGCATAAGCCTGGCTCATCAAATACAAGGCATTGATGCCCCGGTAACGTTTTTGGGTGGTTGGATTATGCGGAAACGATAACAGCGGATCGCCCGGCTGCCACGGTTTTTGCCATGGGGCTGCGCCTTGTTTTAGTCGTGCGATCAGACTCTCGGCGACCTGCTCATGGTAGGCTTTTCTGGATTTGTCCATGTTATTGCCCTCCATCAGTAGATTCCGGTTGATCGATACTGCTATCCAGCGCTTCAAATTCACTCAAGGCATCTTCTTTGAATGCGCCAAGCAGTTCCGCTTCATCGGGATCGAATTCAGCCTGAAATCCCGGTGTTTGTGCATCAATCAGCTTTTGCGCTATCACCTGACGTTTCATTTTCCAGTCGCTCAGACTGGTATCAGCGATATCAGATTTCGTGTCATCATCTGCAGGATTATTCATGGCAATTACTCCTCTTGAAGATTGAAGGTAAAAACGGGGCGTACAACATGCACAATCTGTGCACGGTCGATGACGCCAAAGTAGCGTGCATCAAATGAATGAGGATTCATATCGGATAACAGCAGGTATTCGGATTCACCGAGTGCCGCATTGAAACGGTATTGCGGTAATGCGGCGCCATAGGCATCGGTGGATAACGGCGCGCTGTTCGGCAACCATTGACCATTAACCGTAATACCGGTCTCATCAATCAAAACCGCATCACCGGCAACGGCATGTACGTGTTTGAGCAATTGACTGTAACCGCCGGGACAATTACCCGGATTGATATAGCCTCTGATGACAGCCCAATCAAACACATCGCGTTGCGGTGGACAGAACGCAACGTATGCACCTTTTAAAACCGGTTCATCGACAATCCGGTACAAACCAACCGGCAGACTTGGTGTGGTGTTGATATAAAATCCGCCAAACCGCAAGACAATGCTCAGCACAAACATACCGATACTGAGTGTCAGCATGCTAATAGCCAGGACTTTGATTGGCTTTTTCATTGCAGCAACCCTGAAGTCCCAACACCAGTACCTGTGCCAGAATCAGTATCTTCATAAGAACCGATCAGCCGGTCGCTTGATAACGGCGGGTCAACTTTTGCGCGTGCGGCAAATGTTTCATCCTGGAAGTACAAAGGCTGTACGCCATAAATGGCAGGGTATCCGGCAACATAGATGATCATGTCACCCGGTTTGGTAATTCTGCCTTTGGCATCTTTAGTGGCACCCGGCAGGCGCATGCATTCGTCCGGTGTTAGTAAAGCACGTTGTGTTTCCTGCAGTGTACGTGTGACATGACCGTGCATCATTGATGAGCGTCGGCCACTTGTCGTGATTTGTTCCTTGATCACCGTAGTCTGGCCGGTAAGTTTGGATAAGTGTTCTGCAGTTTCAATACGATTGGGTGCGAATGCAGTCTGGATATGACAATTGGAAGTAATCGCTTCATCATGGCCGTAACCGGATTCCCGGCTTTTAAGCTGATTGATATCCTGGCAGATCAGATACGCCTTGATACCGTAACCGGCAATAAACGCCAACGATTCCTGGAAGATTTCCAATTTACCCAAACTTGGAAACTCATCGAGCATAAGCAGCAGCCGGTGTTTGTAATGCGTAACCGGTTCACCATTCTGGAATACCATCTGACCAGCAAGCTTGCGAACAATCATATTGATCAGGATGCGGATTAGCGGACGCAACCGTGATTTGTCGTTCGGATGTGAAACAATATAGAGGCTGACAGGATTATTCTGGTGCATCAAATCACGAACACAGAAATCCGATTCGCTGATATTGTTTGCCACAATCGGATCACGGTATAAAGCCAGATACGATTTGGCAGTTGATAACACGGAACCGGCTTCTTCTTCAGGGCGATCCAACATGTCCTTGGCACTGGCAGCGATAACCGGATGTGCGTGATCACCTTCCGGCATGATCATTTCCATCCAGAGTTCACGAATATCACGGTCTGGATCGGACAATAAGGCATCGACAGCCGGTAGTGTGGCTGGCGCACCTTCTCTTTCCGATTGATACAGCACATGCAGAATCAATCCAACCAAAAGTGCATGTGCAGTCTTTTGCCAGTGCGTTTCCAATCCCTTACCATCAGGATCAACGATCAGGTTCACGAGATTCTGCACATCGGCCACTTCGGTACCGCTGCCAATGATGATTTCATCGAGTGGATTCCAGCGACAACTTGAAGTAGATGCTGGGTCAAAACGCAACACATTGTTGTTTGCATAGTACTTGCGCCACCCTGCAGTCAAAGCCCAGAGCTCGCCTTTGAGATCGGTAATGACGGTACTTTGTGTCCAGGACAACAAAGTTGGAATGACGAGACTCACACCTTTACCCGAACGAGTCGGTGCAAAACACAGTACATGTTCCGGGCCGCTGTGTTTGAGATAATGCGTTCTGCCGGACTTATCACGCCAGGCACCGACATAAACCGCTTCACCGCCTTTGTTTTTTTGGGAAGACAACAATCCGGCGGCTTCGATATCCTTTTTTTCCGCCCATCGGGCTGAACCATACAGATTGCGGTTTGCCCGTGAAGAATTAGCAAGCATCATCTTGACGATCAATACCAGAATCAACCCGACACTGGAGAACAGAATGCCGTAACCGGCAGCCAGATCAAAGATACCCGGATGCTGGTCATACCATTGATTACTCCACACCACAATCGACCAGGGTGCATAGAGTTGATTAAAGTGTGATCCGAGCTGATCCTGATAATTGAACTGGTGTGCAAAGTATTGCGTTGCAACCTGAAACCCTCCAATCAGAAACACAATACCCAGCAAGCGGACGATCAGAGTATCTTTCTTTGCGTTTCTGTTTTCCTGGAAACCGGAATTGTATTTGTTCATCACAGACTCCTTCGGTGCGTTGAAGTTTTGGATCGTTTCTGAAATACAACTTGTTTCGATAATTGTTTGCGGTGCCGTTCAAGTTCAGGGTCGTCAAACGTAACGCGAATTTTGTTCTGAACAGCAGTCTGCACAATAGACTTTTTAAAATCATCAGAGCCATTAACCGACAGGTGATTGCCGTATTTTTTGATAGCAAACTGCAACACGTCAACAAGGGAATCATTCAAAACATTCGATGCAACAAACAACCGTTTGCCGTCATCACGCACAGCCGTAGTACCAGCTATGTAAAACACCGTACCGTCTTTGGTCACGGACTCAATACCATCTGTTCTGGACTTGTCGTTATTATATTTATTGCCAGCAATGGAATCACGCAAAACTGAGCTAGTTCCGTTGCGTCTGTTGCTTCTGGCGCGCAATATTGCTAGCGCTTCGGTATTGCCTCTTTTAGCTTCAATCGTTAGCCAGTCAAGCCATGCCATTCTGCGAGTATTGGCTTTTAATTGCGTATACGCTTCGCGGTAATCGCGTTTGATTTCATTCAGCGTTGTTTTGAATTGGAGACTTACGGTTGCATACAAGGCTTTCTTGCCAAGCGGCCCAGTCTGCACATGTTTGATGATGCCGCGCTTGGATCTTGCTTTCTGTTTGGTGCCTTCAATCAACAGATCGCGCTGTTCCCGCAATATAAGCCATTGTTCTTTGCGCCAAGAAGCTGCATTGGTTTGTTGTTGCTGATAGCGCTCATACAATCTGGAAGTATCAACATGGTTTTGCAGCGGTCTGGGTTGATAGTGTTTGGTTTTTACTTTTGATGTTTTGGCATTCTGTGTTTTGGTTCTGGTCTGCGCTTGTACTTGTGTGTGCTCTTGTGACTGTGATGTTTCCAGGCTATCTGCTGCAAGTTCAAAAGCGCCAAGCCGTTTGATCAGATTGGGTTTTGATAAAGACCGGTCAACTGAACTCGCTTTAACGGCAACACCATTGCTAGAAACAAGCACCAGACCATTACCACGTTCCTTGATTTCCAGACCATGGATGTAAAGTACCTGGTGTAAATCCTGCCAGGTTTTTGTGTTTTTGATGTCATCAAGGCATTCGCGCCGAATCCAGCCCAGCAGACTCTCGACACCGGCTTTGGATTCCATGTCGATGTGACGATTGACTCGTTGATGATTATCGTGCGCAAGATTGAATTCAGATTCCAGTTGTTCGCACAGACCGGCAATCTTTGCGTAGTCAAAGTAGGGATTGTGAATTGTGAATCGCTCTGGATGAATTTTATTAATGGCAACATGGATATGCAGGTTGTCGGTGTCGTGGTGCACGACACTGATGCGCTGGTGATCTTTAAAGCCAAGACCTTCGCATAATCTTTCTTCGATTTCAGCGAGATTCTGATCGTTCACTCTATCATCCGGTTGAAAGCTGATAATCAGATGATAGATTTTGTCGGATGTGGCGCGCATGTTCATACGCTGCGTAGCTAGAATCTCAATGACAGCATCATCCATATTCTCAAACGCACAATTTGTGATACGCACAACCCCGACACGCTCCGTTTTGCTTTGGCTGTCGGTAATGTAATTCACAAGCCTGGCAAACCGGCTGGCATTTTGGGTTCTGACGGGTATATGTTTTGCGATCATAAGGTTTAGCGGCTAAATGTTATTGTCTGGTGATTAGTTTCTTTAAAACCCGGCTCATGAGTGCCTGGGTTTCCTTGATTTCCCTTAATACAGAAAAGATTTCCTTTCTGTCCATGCCGACTGCGCGCTTGTCGTCGCTTAACCAGAATTTGAGTAACCCGCCAGCTCTGCCGAGATCGCCGTTGATTTTTAGCAGATGTTTGACCTGTACTAGATCGATAGTGCTCTGAACGGTATGGCCCAGGCATACCTGGCGCATGTAACGCGCAACCGGCAAACCTGTGTTGCGGGCTTTGCTTTTAATTGCCTGTTCTTCGTGTGAACTTACCGGAACACGCAGATGTTTGTTGCGCTTATCGTTCATACAGTTTCTCTTTCTAGCCTCGCAGAGCAGGATTCGTTGAGCACAGTCATGTGCGAATAAGACAGGTGAAGCAGATAACTTTGGCAGAAGTTAGCTAACTTCACATATCCTGCCCTGCGTTTTTAGTAAACTGGGGTTATAGTATCACTAAAAAAATAGTTTGCAAATCGTATAACAATCATTATAATGATACTATATGCGTACTTATTGTTACAATAATTAACAATAAAACAACTATTTGTAATGATCTGATAAGTAAACAGAAAGCAAATGAAAAGTATTTGGTAAGTAAAATAAATTTTTTGCGTGGCGCAAAAAAAATTTAAAAAATTAAAATTAAATTTTCGCCAAAGATGAAATCAGGGTAACTGCTATGAAATTCTCATTGTCTGAACGGGTATCCAAAAGAGAACAGGACAAACCAGGCCGCAAGAATAAACATTTGCCCACCTTTCTGGCATTAAAGGGGGAAATCAACCAAGCACTGACCGATGGGTGGTCGATGTATCAAATCTGGTCGACACTGCGTGCAGAACAAAAACTGGTTTGCTCATATGTCTGGTTCAGGAATCTTTGCCAGAAACACATACACGACACATCACAACAACAGCATCATTCGGTAAAGCCGGTTAAAACACCGGCAGGTGTTTCTCAGGAAGACAGCTTTACTTTCAGTTCAACAATTAACAAGGAGGATCTGATCTAATGGCTAAAATACATATGATTCTGCAAGGCAAGGGCGGTGTGGGCAAATCGTTTATTGCTTCTACACTCGCACAACATAAATTCGCCAAAGGGAAAAATCCTTTGTGCATTGACACCGATCCGGTCAATGCCACGTTTCATGGATTCAAGAAATTGAATGTGCA
It includes:
- a CDS encoding conjugal transfer protein TraJ, whose protein sequence is MNDKRNKHLRVPVSSHEEQAIKSKARNTGLPVARYMRQVCLGHTVQSTIDLVQVKHLLKINGDLGRAGGLLKFWLSDDKRAVGMDRKEIFSVLREIKETQALMSRVLKKLITRQ
- a CDS encoding relaxase/mobilization nuclease domain-containing protein, whose translation is MIAKHIPVRTQNASRFARLVNYITDSQSKTERVGVVRITNCAFENMDDAVIEILATQRMNMRATSDKIYHLIISFQPDDRVNDQNLAEIEERLCEGLGFKDHQRISVVHHDTDNLHIHVAINKIHPERFTIHNPYFDYAKIAGLCEQLESEFNLAHDNHQRVNRHIDMESKAGVESLLGWIRRECLDDIKNTKTWQDLHQVLYIHGLEIKERGNGLVLVSSNGVAVKASSVDRSLSKPNLIKRLGAFELAADSLETSQSQEHTQVQAQTRTKTQNAKTSKVKTKHYQPRPLQNHVDTSRLYERYQQQQTNAASWRKEQWLILREQRDLLIEGTKQKARSKRGIIKHVQTGPLGKKALYATVSLQFKTTLNEIKRDYREAYTQLKANTRRMAWLDWLTIEAKRGNTEALAILRARSNRRNGTSSVLRDSIAGNKYNNDKSRTDGIESVTKDGTVFYIAGTTAVRDDGKRLFVASNVLNDSLVDVLQFAIKKYGNHLSVNGSDDFKKSIVQTAVQNKIRVTFDDPELERHRKQLSKQVVFQKRSKTSTHRRSL
- a CDS encoding TraK family protein, which translates into the protein MKFSLSERVSKREQDKPGRKNKHLPTFLALKGEINQALTDGWSMYQIWSTLRAEQKLVCSYVWFRNLCQKHIHDTSQQQHHSVKPVKTPAGVSQEDSFTFSSTINKEDLI
- a CDS encoding type IV secretory system conjugative DNA transfer family protein — protein: MNKYNSGFQENRNAKKDTLIVRLLGIVFLIGGFQVATQYFAHQFNYQDQLGSHFNQLYAPWSIVVWSNQWYDQHPGIFDLAAGYGILFSSVGLILVLIVKMMLANSSRANRNLYGSARWAEKKDIEAAGLLSSQKNKGGEAVYVGAWRDKSGRTHYLKHSGPEHVLCFAPTRSGKGVSLVIPTLLSWTQSTVITDLKGELWALTAGWRKYYANNNVLRFDPASTSSCRWNPLDEIIIGSGTEVADVQNLVNLIVDPDGKGLETHWQKTAHALLVGLILHVLYQSEREGAPATLPAVDALLSDPDRDIRELWMEMIMPEGDHAHPVIAASAKDMLDRPEEEAGSVLSTAKSYLALYRDPIVANNISESDFCVRDLMHQNNPVSLYIVSHPNDKSRLRPLIRILINMIVRKLAGQMVFQNGEPVTHYKHRLLLMLDEFPSLGKLEIFQESLAFIAGYGIKAYLICQDINQLKSRESGYGHDEAITSNCHIQTAFAPNRIETAEHLSKLTGQTTVIKEQITTSGRRSSMMHGHVTRTLQETQRALLTPDECMRLPGATKDAKGRITKPGDMIIYVAGYPAIYGVQPLYFQDETFAARAKVDPPLSSDRLIGSYEDTDSGTGTGVGTSGLLQ
- the traF gene encoding conjugative transfer signal peptidase TraF, yielding MKKPIKVLAISMLTLSIGMFVLSIVLRFGGFYINTTPSLPVGLYRIVDEPVLKGAYVAFCPPQRDVFDWAVIRGYINPGNCPGGYSQLLKHVHAVAGDAVLIDETGITVNGQWLPNSAPLSTDAYGAALPQYRFNAALGESEYLLLSDMNPHSFDARYFGVIDRAQIVHVVRPVFTFNLQEE